The stretch of DNA TCTTCATCAAAACCAACAAAATCGAAGTTTAATACTCGCCAATATACTGCAATTATTATTAAGACTAGAAGAAATAAGCGCACATAGCTAGCCAAATTAGGTTTATCTACCATCTGGATTTACCTGCCTCTTCCGCAGCATCTCCAGGGCTTGCTTTGCTGCCCTCAAATTCGGATTAATGCTAACAGCCTTTGCGAACTCCACAGTGGCCTCATCAAATCGGCCCAAGCCAGCCAATATTGCTCCAAGGTTGTAGTGCACAAGGGCATTGGTTGGATTGAGGGATATAGCTTTTTGGTATTCACTAATGGCTTCATTAAAACGCCCCAATTTAGAGAGTGCATTACCCATATTGGTGTGTGCATCGGCATATTCAGGTTTGGCTCGAATAGCAGCGAAATAGTGGCAAATTGCCTCGGTATACCTACCCTCAGCCGCAAGAGCAACTCCCAAATTGTTGTGCATCAACCAATTATTATGCGTGACGGCGATTGCATGCCGATACAAAGAGATGCTATCTTGCCAGTAGCCAACTTGAACCCAGGTGGAGAACATTATAACACCGACTGATATTCCAGCCGCCAATGGCAGAACATTTGAAGTGAAATAGTAAGGCAATCTGCCCTTCAACCTTTCGCCTTGCTTACCTTTGATTCTCAAACACCCGACCACGTCCGGAACCCCCCAAGCGATCATAATAAATAGACCAATCAGTGGTATGTATGTATATCTGTCAGCCATCGCCTGCCCGCCAACCTGAACAAAACCAATGACAGGAATAAGGGTGCTAAGATACCAAAGCCAGCCTGTTATGAGGAATGGTTTGGTACGTCTCGTAAACACCGCGACCAAAGAAATTGCCAAGAGAACTAGCATCGCCAAAACAACCTGCCAAGTTGCAATTAAATTACCAGGATGAGGATAGAAAACCGCTAAGTTCCTTGGCCAGAACATCTTGCCTATATAGTTGACATATGAGAGAACGGCATTAGCTGTGCGGATTCCTAGAGAGTACTGTTCAAAAGAACCAACAGCACCACCCTTCTGCTGAGCAATGTATGTTATAACGCAAGACAAGATAGCTAAAATTAACAAAGGTACCTTCTCAAAAAACAGCCCCCTCATGGAAGCCGCTCTTTTAGTTGGCGATGAGCAAGAAGGAATGGACGAAGAAACACGGCAGAGGGGCCAATAATCCAAAAGAAGGAGCACAAAGGGAAGAGTCACCACCATTGGCTTTGACATTAGACCGAGGATAAAGAAAACAACAACTAAAGCATATTTGGTGAATATCGGATTTCTAACATATCCGATATATGCCAATATTGTGAGTAAAAAGAAAAACGTGCTTAGAACATCCTTTTTCTCTGCGACCCATGCTACTGACTCCACGTGAAGAGGATGCAAAGCAAACAACGCCGCAACGAAAGCACCCTTCCATTGTGAACTGGTTATCTTACTCAGCAACCCAAAAAGCAATAGGGAATTCACTATGTGAAACATCAAATTAACAAGGTGATGACCAGCAGGCTTTAGCCCAAAGAGCATGCAATCG from Armatimonadota bacterium encodes:
- a CDS encoding tetratricopeptide repeat protein, translated to MMHLHANRLSIAIGLILTFATGAVFCRVLGHDFVFDDKPYVLLNEHVRTGISLENLNWAFTSFYSANWHPLTWIFHMLDCMLFGLKPAGHHLVNLMFHIVNSLLLFGLLSKITSSQWKGAFVAALFALHPLHVESVAWVAEKKDVLSTFFFLLTILAYIGYVRNPIFTKYALVVVFFILGLMSKPMVVTLPFVLLLLDYWPLCRVSSSIPSCSSPTKRAASMRGLFFEKVPLLILAILSCVITYIAQQKGGAVGSFEQYSLGIRTANAVLSYVNYIGKMFWPRNLAVFYPHPGNLIATWQVVLAMLVLLAISLVAVFTRRTKPFLITGWLWYLSTLIPVIGFVQVGGQAMADRYTYIPLIGLFIMIAWGVPDVVGCLRIKGKQGERLKGRLPYYFTSNVLPLAAGISVGVIMFSTWVQVGYWQDSISLYRHAIAVTHNNWLMHNNLGVALAAEGRYTEAICHYFAAIRAKPEYADAHTNMGNALSKLGRFNEAISEYQKAISLNPTNALVHYNLGAILAGLGRFDEATVEFAKAVSINPNLRAAKQALEMLRKRQVNPDGR